The region ACTCTCTTGGGCGATGGTGGCGTGAATGCCAAAGCCTACTTCATTATGAAAGGTCTCAACGGGCAGAGTGGCAATGTTCTGGCTCTTGGCAAGCCCTGCGATTGCCTTGGCGATAGGATGTTCGCTACGTTGCTCGGCGCTTACGGCTAGCTGGAGAAATTTTTCCTCACTCATTGGGCTATTGGGGGATAGTTTCCAGTCGATAACCGCAATGTTACCGGTGGTTAGCGTGCCTGTCTTATCAAAAATGATGGTTTGGGTTGCCCCGATATTCTCAAGGGCTTCGCCATTTTTAATGAGGATGCCTAGGGTGGCAGCGCGATTGACGCCGATGACGATAGCGGTGGGCGTGGCTAATCCTAGGGCGCAAGGGCAGGCGATGACGAGCACCGCCATAAAGATGGTGAGGGCGAAGGTGAGATCTTTGGTGGCTATCCACCAGGCAATGGCGCTAAAGAGGGCGATGAGGAAGACGATGGGGACGAAGATGGCAGAGATCTTGTCGGCAAGGCGGGCGATGGGTGCTTTACTAAGACCTGCTTGCTCGACGATGCGACGTAGTTGGGCGAGGGTGGTATTTTCGCCAATGCGCGTTACCTCGATGGTGGCGCTTCCGGCTTGGTTGAGGCTTCCGGCGTGGACTGCGTCGAGGATGGTCTTATCGACAGGCAGACTCTCGCCAGTCAAGTGCGACTCATCGAGGGCGAGATTGCCTTCCACAATAATCCCATCAAAAGGAACACGCATACCGGGGCGCATCAAAATTTTCTGCTTGACTTGGATCGTATGGGCAGGTACGGTGTGCACTTGGTGGGCGTCGTCCATAATGAGCGCGGTATCACTCTCCAGTTCGAAGAGTTTGGCAAGGGCGCTGTTGGCGCGCTTTTTGCTCTTAGCCTCGAGGTATTTTCCCAGCTTGATGAGCGCTAGGATCACGGCGACCGTCTCAAAATAGAAGTGTATCTGGTGATGCTCTGTTAGATGATGGTGCGCGCCACTGGCAGGAAAGAGCAACCAAAAGGAGTAGATGATCGCCGTGATGGTGCTAACGGCAATGAGGGTGTCCATGTTTGCCATGCGGTGAACGATGCCAAGAATGCCTTTACGGTAGATATTGAGTGATGCGTAGAGCACAGGCAGGAGCAGACCGACTTGGATGGTGGCTTGCATCCAAGGTTTGAGGTTGAGATAGGGTCGAAAGAGGCTAGGGGCGATCATCGATCCCATGGCAAGCAGGAAGAGCAATGTCCCAAAGGTCATGGCGAGGAGAAGCTCTTGCTGTTGCTTTTGAAAGGAGATTTGCGCATCGGCAAGGGAATCTTTGGCTTGGGTGGTGGGGTAGCCTATTTTTGTAATACTCTGCATGACATCTTGGAGAGTGGTTTTGGTGGGGTCAAAGTAGAGACTAGCCTTACCGGTAACCAGATTTACGCTAATTTGCTCTACTCCATCAATCTTTTTTGCGCGACGCTCCACAGCACTACTGCAAGCGGCACAGGTCATATTTTGGATCTGCAACGTGGCATTTTGGGTTGCAGATGGGTTATCTTTATCCATAAATAGCGACTCCTTTCGCTTTAGGATGGTAAATATCCTAAAATTTTGCTATAATATAAAAATTATTATAACAAAAAGAGGCAAAAAAGTAAAGAAAGGCTCTAGTAAAAAGATGAAAAAAAGCGTAAACTAATAGATAAGATAGATAAGTAAAAAATTGCAATTGAGAGAGGCTACTGAAAATGAGAGTAATTTTGGACGCAGATGAGGTAAAGACGATCGTAGAGCGTATGGCAATCGATCTCTATTTACATGTGCCGGCGGTGGAGAATTTGGTATTTATTGGGATTCAGAGCCGTGGAGATAAACTTGCCGAGCGCTTACGCATTCTGCTTCACGCCAAGATGCAACGTGACGGGATTGCAGGGCAACTGCCTTTGGGCATTCTTAATGTCAACTTTTACCGCGACGATTTGGGCAAAAATTATGATTCTCCCAATGTTAAGGC is a window of Entomospira culicis DNA encoding:
- a CDS encoding heavy metal translocating P-type ATPase — its product is MDKDNPSATQNATLQIQNMTCAACSSAVERRAKKIDGVEQISVNLVTGKASLYFDPTKTTLQDVMQSITKIGYPTTQAKDSLADAQISFQKQQQELLLAMTFGTLLFLLAMGSMIAPSLFRPYLNLKPWMQATIQVGLLLPVLYASLNIYRKGILGIVHRMANMDTLIAVSTITAIIYSFWLLFPASGAHHHLTEHHQIHFYFETVAVILALIKLGKYLEAKSKKRANSALAKLFELESDTALIMDDAHQVHTVPAHTIQVKQKILMRPGMRVPFDGIIVEGNLALDESHLTGESLPVDKTILDAVHAGSLNQAGSATIEVTRIGENTTLAQLRRIVEQAGLSKAPIARLADKISAIFVPIVFLIALFSAIAWWIATKDLTFALTIFMAVLVIACPCALGLATPTAIVIGVNRAATLGILIKNGEALENIGATQTIIFDKTGTLTTGNIAVIDWKLSPNSPMSEEKFLQLAVSAEQRSEHPIAKAIAGLAKSQNIATLPVETFHNEVGFGIHATIAQESILIGLGILTREDLLDRTILQQLETEAMQGFSAIPVAINGAFIGYFRLSDTIKESSKELIQSLHQHNIETILLSGDQLATTKRIAQELHIDRYYAQKIPQEKEAIVAEESLKRHTMMIGDGINDAAALHRAHTALTVHNASDVTMEVADVVLMQNDMKLVLKTILLSKKTLHIIKQNLFWAFIYNIIGIPIAAGVLYIFGGPLLDPMLGALFMAFSSVSVLTNSLRLKRIKL